The Thermoanaerobacterium thermosaccharolyticum DSM 571 region TGGAGCAGAAAAGCTGGAAGCCGTACAGAAGAGAATATTAAGCATGACGTATAAAATAGTAGAACAATATAAAAATAAAAATATATTAATTGTTTCACATGGTACATCTATAAAGGCTCTTATTTTAGGTTTACTGAATTTGGATTTGAGCTTTTACCCCAAAATAAGGCAAGACAATACAGCTTTAAATATAATAGATATAAAAGATGATGGCAAGTGTGTGCTTGTACTGTTAAATGATACGTGTCACTTAAGGAGCGGTAATAATTGAAAAAAGTGTTTGTTATTGGTTGTGGTGCGGCAGGAATGATGGCTGCATTGATGAGCTCTATTAAAGGCAATAAAGTAACTATATTTGAAAAAAATGATAGACCTGGCAAGAAGCTGTTGATAACAGGCAAAGGCAGGTGCAATGTAACTAACACCGCAACAATAAAAGAATTTATAGAAAATACTCCAACAAATGGTAAATTTCTTTATAGCGCATTGAATAGATTTTCAAATAGTGATTTGATTGAGTTCTTAAATAAGAATGGTCTTATGACTAAAGTTGAAAGAGGAGGAAGAGTTTTTCCTGTTTCAGATAGATCAAAAGATGTCTTAGATGTGCTTTTAAAACTGATTAAGGCAAATGGGATAGATATTCATTACAATGCCAGAGTTACTGATATTTTATCTGATAGTTCGCGCGTGTTAGGTATAGTTGTAAATGGAAAAAAGGAGTATTGCGATAGCATAATTTTGTCAACTGGCGGATTGTCATATCCATCAACTGGATCTACAGGAGATGGATATGATATGGCAAAAAAGTTAGGACATACAATTATAGATCTGCATCCTGCCTTAGTCCCGTTTGTAACTGCTGAAGATGTAAGTGGAATGATGGGATTATCACTTAAAAATATTAATGCAAAATTGTACGTAAATGATAAGTTTATAAAAGAAGAATTTGGGGAAATGCTTTTTACGCATTTTGGACTGTCCGGACCTGTTATATTAACATTAAGCAGTTATATTAAGAATATTAATAAAAGTAATGTTGTTATAAAATTGGATTTAAAGCCGGCTTTAACATATGAAAAACTTAATGATAGAATACAAAGAGATTTTAAAAAGTATTTAAAGAAAGAATTTAAAAATTCTTTAAATGATTTACTACCACGTTCCTTAACTCCATATGTAATTAAACAAAGCGGTATTAATCCTGATAAAAAGGTTTCGGAAGTATCAAAATTAGAAAGAAATGCTCTGGTGCATGCTTTAAAAGAACTTGTATTCCACGTAATATCAAAAAGACCTATAAAAGAAGCTATTATTACTTCTGGAGGAGTAAGTACAAAAGAGATAAATCCTAAGACAATGGAATCTCGATTAATTAAAGGACTATTTTTTGCTGGTGAGATAATTGATGTTGACGCGTTAACAGGTGGATATAATCTTCAAATATCTTTTTCAACCGGTTATTTAGCTGGAATAAATTCTTAATAAAAAGTCTCCTTTCGCATTTTTTTATATATTTTGCATAAAATATATAAGAATGCATAAGGAGGATTATTATGGGAAAAAGAATAAAAAAATCAGGGCATGTGTATTTTATCAGCTTTGATAATTTAATAGCTTTTTTTGTCATGGCTGGTTTTTTAACAGTAATAATTACGCAGGTACTTATGTTAAATGATAATATCAGGGTCTTTTTAAATTCAACTGAAAAAATAGAAGGCATTAATATCAATACATATTTATCAAAGGATGGTACGTTGAAACTAGAATTAGTTAATATGGAAAAAGCACCGAGTGCATATGTACTTATAAATGGTGATCCGAAGTATAGCTTTAAAAATAAATCTGTGGATATTAGCATTAAACAGGGAGAGCTGATAGAAATCGATGGAACAAAATATAAACAAACATTGTATATTAAAGTTGCTGATTCAAGTGATAATGTAATAGAACCGCAAAGAACTGCAGTGGTAAAAGTTAATGGGGATATTGAAGTTGTTGGGCGTGTAAGGTTAAAATGATGTTGTTATAACATCATTTTTACTATATAATTATAAAAAGAGGATAAAAGAAAGGAGTATGATGTCCTATAAAAGCAATTAGAGGCGCAATAACGACTGAAAATACAAAAGAAGACATTTTTAAAGATACAATTAATCTTATAGATGAGATCTTTCGCTGTAACGAAATTAAACCTAACGATGTTGTATTGATATTTTTTAGTGCCACAAAAGATATTAATTCTGCATATCCAGCCGAAGCATTAAGACACCATGGAATTACTGATATTCCTATGATGTGTTTTCAGGAAATGGACGTTTCAGGTAGCCTTGAAAAATGTATTCGAGTTATTGTATTTATTAATTGTAATGATGATAAGAAAGTTAAGCATTTGTATTTAAAGAATGCAAAATTGTTAAGACCGGATTTATTGAATATAAAAGTTGCTATTGATGGTCCAGCCGGTGCAGGAAAGAGCACAGTCGCTAAAAAGCTAGCAGAAAAGCTTAATTTCACCTATATAGATACAGGTGCAATGTACAGAGCTTTGACATATAAGACTATCATTGAAGATATTGACATAAATAATAAAGATAAAATTGTAGAATTGGCTTCCAAAATTGATATTAAATTAGAAAATGATAGAGTATTGTTGGATGGTATAGACATTTCAAATGAAATAAGAACCCCGATTGTTTCAGAGAAAGTGTCATTAATTTCTAAGATACCTGAAGTAAGGGAAATAATGGTAAATTTGCAGAGACAATTGGCGAACAATGGTAGCGTTATAATGGATGGAAGAGACATAGCAACAGTTGTGATGCCTAATGCACAATTTAAATTTTTTTTAACAGCCAGTGCTGAGGTAAGAGCAATGCGGAGATATAATGAATTAGTAGAGAAAAAAATTTCCGTTAGTTATGATGATATATTAAGGGACATTAAAAAAAGAGATAAAATTGATATGGAAAGAGACATTGCACCTTTAAAAAAGTCTGATGATTCCATTGTAATTGACACATCAGACATGACGATAGAAGAAGTTGTTTGTAAAATGTATGATATTATTGTTAGTAAATAAAGGGGGACAACTGATGTTTTATTATATCGCAAAATACATTGTTCTCTTTATTATAAATGTAATTTTCAGGATAGAAGTTGAAGGTTATGAGAATATTCCTAAAGATGGGCCTATAATTATTTGCCCAAATCATATAAGTTTTCTGGATCCACCTATTATTGGAGCAGTTTTTACACGAAGAATATTTTTTATGGCAAAAGCCGAGCTTTTTAAAAATCCTATTTTTAAATTTGTTTTAAGCAATGGATTAGGTGCATTCCCAGTAAAAAGAGGCACATCTGATTTAGCCGCTATCAAAATTGCCTTAAATCACTTAAAAAATGGACATGTTGTAGGGATTTTTCCTGAAGGTACCAGGAGTAAAACAGGTGAACTTCAAAAAGCAGAGCCAGGTGTATCATTGTTATCAGTTAAAGGTAAGGCACCTGTTTTACCAATTGGAATAAAGTCAACATATAAGCTATTTTCAAAAGTTGTGATAAAAATTGGTAAGCCTATTTATTTTGATGAATATCAAAATGTTCATTTGACGTCTCAAGATATGGCAAATATAGGTGAAAAGATTATGTTTGAAATTTCTAAATTGATCTAGGAGGATATAATGAAAATATTAATAGCAGATAATGCAGGGTTTTGCTTTGGTGTAAAAAGAGCCGTAAAAGTAGCGTATGATCAAATAAATCGAGATGATAATAGACGGACATATACTTATGGGGAACTTATACACAATCCACAAGTAGTAAGGGATTTAGAAGATAAGGGAATAAAAACAATAGATGGAATTGATAATTTAAAAGAAAATGATAGAATAATTATTAGAACTCATGGTATACCAGAGAAAACATATAAAGATTTAAAAGAGAAAAAAATTGAATTAATTGATATGACTTGTCCTTTTGTAAAGAGAGTCCAAAAGATAGTAAATGGTTATTATAAAAAAGGTTATACTATCGTTATAATAGGCGATAAAAATCATCCAGAAGTCATAGGAGTAAATGGATGGTGCGACAATTCAGCTTATGTGATAGAATCAGTAAATGACGTTCAATTGCTACCGTATATTGACAAGGCTTGCGTTGTGGCACAGACAACGATAACACAAAAAATGTGGGAAGATAGTTTGAATTTATTAAAACTTAAAGTTAATGAATTGGTATCATTTAATACAATATGTGATGCTACAAACAAAAGGCAATCATCTGCTGAAGAGATATCTAAAAAAGCTGATGTGATGATTGTTATCGGTGGGAAAAACAGTTCGAATACTCAAAAATTAAAAAGAATATGCGAAAAGAATTGTAAGAGAACTATTCAGGTGGAGAACGCTGACGAAATTGATTTAAGTATTTTTAATGATAATGATATTGTAGGTATTACTGCAGGTGCTTCAACGCCAGATTATTTAATACAAGAAGTGATAAACAAAATTGCAATTAATAGAAAGGAAGATACTAATGGATGATTTTATGGATGAATATTCTTTTAATCTAATTCATGCAGGTGATATTGTTAAAGGTAAAATTATAAAAATACTTAGTGATGGGATTATAGCGGATATTAGCTATAAGGCCGATGCATATGTTCCTAAAGACCAATTGTCATTAGATCCAAATTTAGATATTAACAAATTTTTTAATGTAGGAGATGAGATTGATCTTTACATAGTTAAAAGAGAAGATGAAAACGGTGATGTATTAGCATCAAAGATAAAAGCAGATACAGAATTAGCAAAAGAAAAACTAGATACAGCATATAAAAATGGTAATATTTTAAGTGGAAAAATCATAGAAATAATCAAAGGCGGAGTACTAGCTGATATTTTAGGTGTAAAAGCATTTATACCTGCGTCACAGCTTGATATACATTATGTAAATAACTTAAACGATTATCTAGGGGAAAATGTCAAAGTAAAAATTATAGATTATATACCGAATAAAAAGTTGATAGCATCTCAAAAAGTTGTATTAGAAGAGGAAAAGTTAAAAAAGAAAGAAGAATTGTTGAAAACTTTACAAGAGGGACAAGTAATTCAAGGTGTAGTAAAATCTATAACTAAATTTGGTGCATTTATAGATATAGGTGGTATAGATGGACTAATACCTTTAAGTGAAATTTCATGGGTCAGAAATAAAAATATAAATGATATATTGCATATTGGCGAAAAAGTAGATGCATATGTTGAAAGAATAGATAAAGAAAAGGTCACATTAAGTTTGAGGAAACTCATTCCTGATCCTTGGACAACTATTAGTGCAAAATTTAAAGTTGGCGACGTCATCTTGGGTAAAATAGTAAACATAACAACTTTCGGCATATTTGTAGATATTAGTGATGGGGTAGAAGGTCTTGTACACAAAAGCGATTTATTAAAAAATATTAAAGAATACAGAATTGGGGAAAATATTTCGGTTGAAATACTGAATATTGATACTAATAATAAAAAGATGAGTCTAAGAGAAATCGATAAAAATAACGAATCCTATGAATTAGAAAGAGAAGAGTTGAATGTATCTATTATAGATAGACTTCAAAGTATAAAATAATTATTCATGGGTGTTATGTAAAATAGCTTGACAAAAGAAAAAAATCTGATAAAATTTATCTTATTGAATATCCGTACTTTTAAAATGCGAGGAGGCAAGATAATAGAATGAATGCTTTGGGTCGCCATATATTGGCAGAAATTTATGGTTGCGATGAAAATGTTCTTGATGATTGTGAATTAATAGAAGACATAATGGTAAAAGCAGCTATTGAAGCAGGTGCTGAAGTTCGTGAAGTTGCTTTCCATAAATTCAGCCCCCAGGGCGTTAGTGGAGTTGTAGTTATTTCAGAATCACATATAACAATTCATACTTGGCCGGAACTAGGGTATGCAGCCGTTGATGTGTTTACCTGTGGAAATAATGTGAATCCTTGGAATGCATGTAATTATTTAACGAAAATGCTAAAGGCAAAAAATATGACCGCTACTGAGGTAAAAAGAGGGGTTTTTGAGCAACCTGTCAAAGTTGTAAATATGTAATTTTATAAAATTTATTTTTATGTATATTTGATATTTAATGTGTTAATAATATTAATGAACCTCACAAAATACATTGAGACCCCCTTTACATCATTTAAGTGGCTAAGTTTAGCCACTTTTTTTATCATGATGTGAACACTTGGAGGTGTGCTTATTTTGAATTATGACGAATTTTTACTGAAGATATTTAATTTAACTGGTATAGATTTATCACTTTATAAAGAAAAACAGATGAAAAGAAGAATAGATTCATTTATAGCAAATAATAATTGTCAAAGTTATGATATTTTTTATGATAGACTTACTAAAGATACAAAAGTGTACAAAGAATTTTTAAAATATATTACGATAAATGTAACAGAATTTTTTAGGAATTTTGATCAATGGATGATACTTAAGAATGAAATACTTCCCAAGATAATCAAAAAAAACATGAGAATTTGGAGTGCTGCATGCTCAACAGGTGAAGAAGCTTATAGTCTTGCAATGATAATTTCAAACTTTATTGATCTAAACCAAGTGAATATTATTGCGACTGATATAGATGATGTTGTACTTGAAAAGGCTAAAAAAGGAATATATAGTAATAAGAGTTTAGAAAAAGTTCCTAAGGAATATTTAAAATATTTTTCGTGCTATAATGAGAATAACTATATAATTTCTGAGGAATTGAGAAAAAATATTGTTTTTAAAAAGCATAACTTGTTACTAGACAAATTTCCTGAAAATATTGATTTGATTGTATGTAGAAACGTATTAATATATTTTAATGATAAAGCGAAAGAAGAAATATATAAAAAATTTTATTCGAGCCTTAGCACAGAAGGCATTCTTTTTGTTGGTAGCACGGAGCAAATTATTTTTCCGTTTAAATACAATTTTACACCTGTTAAGACATTTTTTTACAAAA contains the following coding sequences:
- a CDS encoding 30S ribosomal protein S1, giving the protein MDDFMDEYSFNLIHAGDIVKGKIIKILSDGIIADISYKADAYVPKDQLSLDPNLDINKFFNVGDEIDLYIVKREDENGDVLASKIKADTELAKEKLDTAYKNGNILSGKIIEIIKGGVLADILGVKAFIPASQLDIHYVNNLNDYLGENVKVKIIDYIPNKKLIASQKVVLEEEKLKKKEELLKTLQEGQVIQGVVKSITKFGAFIDIGGIDGLIPLSEISWVRNKNINDILHIGEKVDAYVERIDKEKVTLSLRKLIPDPWTTISAKFKVGDVILGKIVNITTFGIFVDISDGVEGLVHKSDLLKNIKEYRIGENISVEILNIDTNNKKMSLREIDKNNESYELEREELNVSIIDRLQSIK
- a CDS encoding NAD(P)/FAD-dependent oxidoreductase encodes the protein MKKVFVIGCGAAGMMAALMSSIKGNKVTIFEKNDRPGKKLLITGKGRCNVTNTATIKEFIENTPTNGKFLYSALNRFSNSDLIEFLNKNGLMTKVERGGRVFPVSDRSKDVLDVLLKLIKANGIDIHYNARVTDILSDSSRVLGIVVNGKKEYCDSIILSTGGLSYPSTGSTGDGYDMAKKLGHTIIDLHPALVPFVTAEDVSGMMGLSLKNINAKLYVNDKFIKEEFGEMLFTHFGLSGPVILTLSSYIKNINKSNVVIKLDLKPALTYEKLNDRIQRDFKKYLKKEFKNSLNDLLPRSLTPYVIKQSGINPDKKVSEVSKLERNALVHALKELVFHVISKRPIKEAIITSGGVSTKEINPKTMESRLIKGLFFAGEIIDVDALTGGYNLQISFSTGYLAGINS
- a CDS encoding 4-hydroxy-3-methylbut-2-enyl diphosphate reductase yields the protein MKILIADNAGFCFGVKRAVKVAYDQINRDDNRRTYTYGELIHNPQVVRDLEDKGIKTIDGIDNLKENDRIIIRTHGIPEKTYKDLKEKKIELIDMTCPFVKRVQKIVNGYYKKGYTIVIIGDKNHPEVIGVNGWCDNSAYVIESVNDVQLLPYIDKACVVAQTTITQKMWEDSLNLLKLKVNELVSFNTICDATNKRQSSAEEISKKADVMIVIGGKNSSNTQKLKRICEKNCKRTIQVENADEIDLSIFNDNDIVGITAGASTPDYLIQEVINKIAINRKEDTNG
- a CDS encoding lysophospholipid acyltransferase family protein; this translates as MFYYIAKYIVLFIINVIFRIEVEGYENIPKDGPIIICPNHISFLDPPIIGAVFTRRIFFMAKAELFKNPIFKFVLSNGLGAFPVKRGTSDLAAIKIALNHLKNGHVVGIFPEGTRSKTGELQKAEPGVSLLSVKGKAPVLPIGIKSTYKLFSKVVIKIGKPIYFDEYQNVHLTSQDMANIGEKIMFEISKLI
- the cmk gene encoding (d)CMP kinase; translation: MNIKVAIDGPAGAGKSTVAKKLAEKLNFTYIDTGAMYRALTYKTIIEDIDINNKDKIVELASKIDIKLENDRVLLDGIDISNEIRTPIVSEKVSLISKIPEVREIMVNLQRQLANNGSVIMDGRDIATVVMPNAQFKFFLTASAEVRAMRRYNELVEKKISVSYDDILRDIKKRDKIDMERDIAPLKKSDDSIVIDTSDMTIEEVVCKMYDIIVSK
- a CDS encoding CheR family methyltransferase, with the translated sequence MNYDEFLLKIFNLTGIDLSLYKEKQMKRRIDSFIANNNCQSYDIFYDRLTKDTKVYKEFLKYITINVTEFFRNFDQWMILKNEILPKIIKKNMRIWSAACSTGEEAYSLAMIISNFIDLNQVNIIATDIDDVVLEKAKKGIYSNKSLEKVPKEYLKYFSCYNENNYIISEELRKNIVFKKHNLLLDKFPENIDLIVCRNVLIYFNDKAKEEIYKKFYSSLSTEGILFVGSTEQIIFPFKYNFTPVKTFFYKKMSK
- the speD gene encoding adenosylmethionine decarboxylase; amino-acid sequence: MNALGRHILAEIYGCDENVLDDCELIEDIMVKAAIEAGAEVREVAFHKFSPQGVSGVVVISESHITIHTWPELGYAAVDVFTCGNNVNPWNACNYLTKMLKAKNMTATEVKRGVFEQPVKVVNM